In the candidate division WOR-3 bacterium genome, CGCTACTGATTTTCAACTAAGACAGGGACATCCTCATCCGATACGCGTCAAGATACTGACAGGAACCCCATTTCGGGGAGCTTCGGGGCATGACGCGGCCGAGCCGCGAGGTTGAGGTAGAGGCTAGGGTCTAGGTTGAGGTCTGGCCGGCCTGCACTGGGTCGTGGTAGTGGCAGGCCGCGGCGTCCTTTACCTCGACCATCAGTTCGTCGAGCGTTGGTGCGCAGGTGAGAAGGTCAGCACCGATTGCGCGAGCGCACCACTGCTCGCCGTCGTTGTGGACTTCTACCTTGACGACCACGCTTGATTAGGACTCTTGTGTCGAACTGGTCAAGGACAACGCAGGCCCGGGTATTAGGGTGGGGACCGGGACGGCCGGCTATTCGGCAGGCAACGGCAACCGGGCGAAGAAGCGTTGGATCTTCGGTCTCCCTTCGCCCAGCCGCAGTGTGACCGCGCCGTCGACTCGCGTGTTCACGTAGTCTACCCCGGTTCCTTTGAACCGCGGTTCGAGTCTCGCCGGAGTGGGATATCTGCCCATGACCAGAACATAGTCCGGTCGTACACGCTCGTAGAGGGCGGGCGGGTTACCCTTCAGGCTGCCGTGGTGCGGGGATTTCAGCAGGTCGGCTCGCAGGTCTTCGCCGGCGAGCAGGTCCGGATTGTCGAGGTCGCCGGGCAGCAGCATCTTGAACTTGCCCAGCGTCACGGACGCAACCAGCGATATGTCATTGGTGCGGGCCGCGCCGGCGAGGAAACGCGCCCTAGTCGCGTCATCCGGCCAGAGGAAGTCCACCTGAAACCCGGACCCGGTCAGATGGGTTCCCTTCCCGACTACGACGACCTCTGTTCCTCTCGCGTGCAGCCGTGTCAGGAGACCTTGGTAGTCCGGGTCCCGGCTCTCGGTCGTCGGCACCAGCAGTCGTCGCACCCGGAAGCTCCGGGGCAGGTCCAGCAGCCCGCCGTAGTGGTCGTTGTCAGGGTGTGTGACCACGACCGCGTCCAGCCGGTGGATGCCGCGGCTGCGCAGGTAGTCGCGCAATACCCCGGTACCGTTGACCCCGGCGTCGAAGAGAATCCTGTGGCCGAGGCTGTCTTCCAGCAGGATCGCGTCGCCCTGCTTCGGGTCGAGAAACGTGGCCGAGTTGCCCGGCTTTCTCAGTACCCCCTCCCAGGCCATCACGCACAAGCCGGACACGAGAAGCACTGCGAAGCCGGTGCGGACGCGCTCCCGATTTGCCCTCAGGGCGAGCAGGCCGAGCAGGTAAGCCCAAGCAACCCAGAACCAGGATAGCCGGCCCGGCTCCCATATCGCCCAGTCCAACCTGCCCATGAACAGGG is a window encoding:
- a CDS encoding type II toxin-antitoxin system HicB family antitoxin, with translation MVVKVEVHNDGEQWCARAIGADLLTCAPTLDELMVEVKDAAACHYHDPVQAGQTST